One Pseudomonas brassicacearum genomic region harbors:
- a CDS encoding helix-turn-helix transcriptional regulator: MLNPISSHLLSLIQEVENNLPGVDKNEYTEILGWIFAKLGINKFAYVHLEPTPFNNSKISIYSNYPAEWVETYRKNSLYKSDPVMANAAITATPFFWDEIPQEVDNNPEIFDQSASYGIQQGYTVPIHEPGRSFGSIHLSSEENDPDFPVIVRSNLVIIQTLSIIANQHRPAEASIESNLKLSPREIEFLRWLALGKNYKEIGLIMNITERTVKFHAKQMTEKLDCTNVKQAMFKAVQLNLV; this comes from the coding sequence ATGCTCAATCCCATCTCAAGCCACCTTTTAAGTTTAATTCAAGAGGTGGAAAACAACCTGCCAGGTGTCGACAAGAACGAGTACACCGAAATACTCGGGTGGATATTCGCAAAACTGGGCATCAATAAATTTGCTTATGTTCACTTGGAACCCACACCTTTCAACAACTCGAAAATCTCCATCTACAGTAATTACCCCGCCGAATGGGTTGAAACCTATCGCAAGAACTCACTCTACAAATCAGACCCGGTCATGGCCAACGCCGCCATTACTGCCACCCCGTTCTTCTGGGATGAAATTCCGCAAGAGGTAGACAATAATCCCGAAATATTCGATCAGTCAGCCTCCTACGGCATCCAGCAAGGGTACACCGTTCCGATTCATGAACCCGGCAGATCCTTCGGCTCCATTCATTTATCTTCCGAAGAAAATGATCCCGACTTCCCCGTTATTGTCCGGTCGAACCTGGTGATCATACAAACCCTCAGCATCATCGCCAACCAACACCGCCCCGCGGAAGCCAGCATTGAAAGCAATCTAAAACTTTCACCCAGGGAAATTGAATTCCTGCGCTGGCTCGCACTGGGAAAAAACTATAAGGAAATAGGCTTGATCATGAATATCACCGAACGCACGGTGAAATTTCATGCCAAGCAGATGACTGAAAAACTGGACTGCACCAATGTCAAGCAAGCGATGTTTAAAGCCGTCCAATTGAACCTCGTTTAA
- a CDS encoding LysE family translocator: protein MNYIALTLMTVLLVPGPTNSLLLQTGINRGFNARSMRFVGAEWLAYIIQMTMWGVFIDMLITDHSWVVIATKIFAVCFLFYISLKLWFSVKDNALDAPAGISVPDLFVATLTNPKGLFFVSFVAPAGTFLSLDSYLSFMLLFSVIIFPVGLVWIAAGAFCGRKLHAIVSGRFLSRAISLVIGLFACGMLFNIASQAGFA, encoded by the coding sequence ATGAACTATATTGCGCTTACGCTGATGACGGTATTGTTGGTTCCGGGACCGACGAACTCATTGTTGCTGCAAACTGGCATAAACCGGGGGTTCAATGCCCGCTCAATGAGGTTCGTTGGCGCGGAGTGGCTGGCCTACATTATTCAGATGACAATGTGGGGGGTGTTCATTGATATGCTGATTACCGACCATTCGTGGGTAGTGATCGCAACCAAGATTTTTGCCGTGTGCTTCTTGTTTTATATTTCCTTGAAACTGTGGTTCTCGGTAAAAGACAATGCTTTGGACGCCCCTGCGGGTATTTCAGTGCCTGATCTGTTCGTGGCAACGCTGACAAATCCCAAAGGGTTGTTTTTTGTTTCATTCGTTGCACCTGCGGGTACATTTTTGTCGCTGGATAGTTACCTGTCATTCATGTTGCTATTTTCGGTGATTATTTTCCCGGTAGGACTTGTCTGGATCGCGGCAGGCGCCTTTTGTGGTCGTAAATTACACGCGATTGTATCGGGGCGATTTTTAAGTCGAGCCATTTCTTTGGTCATTGGATTGTTCGCGTGTGGCATGCTTTTCAATATTGCATCACAGGCGGGGTTTGCTTGA